One Owenweeksia hongkongensis DSM 17368 genomic region harbors:
- a CDS encoding GlmU family protein has product MNIILFDGPSRNHLLPFTFTRPVSEIRVGIITLREKWEKRIEGNYSWQTEEYLQGKYPMNTGADNLFINSALCANDALAKAVGDLKLGQKLVAGDTFLAAKLEGQDLESNLEAVSFEGEFNLIDRPWKIFSLNGAELESDFDLITKGRKSQPLSETNTVIGDRIFVEEGVEAECAVFNTKSGAIYLGKDSSVMEGSVVRGGLALGEHSQLKLSAKIYGPTTIGPHSKVGGEVNNSVIFGYSNKGHDGFLGNSVIGEWCNIGADTNNSNLKNNYDEVRIWSYVRGGFERTGLQFCGLMMGDHSKCGINTMFNTGTVVGVSANIYGGGFPRNFIPSFSWGGSGGFVDYKLDKALATAGRVMERRKIELDENERSILQHVYDTTKASR; this is encoded by the coding sequence ATGAATATTATACTCTTTGACGGCCCGTCACGTAATCACCTTCTACCATTCACTTTTACACGACCTGTTTCTGAAATCAGAGTAGGTATTATTACCCTAAGGGAAAAGTGGGAAAAGCGCATTGAGGGAAATTATTCGTGGCAAACGGAAGAGTACCTTCAGGGTAAATACCCAATGAATACTGGTGCTGATAATCTTTTTATAAATAGTGCTCTTTGTGCGAATGATGCTTTAGCGAAAGCTGTAGGTGATCTCAAGCTCGGGCAAAAACTTGTAGCTGGCGACACTTTCCTTGCCGCAAAACTGGAAGGTCAGGATTTGGAGTCAAATCTTGAAGCGGTAAGTTTTGAAGGCGAATTCAACCTTATTGATCGCCCATGGAAAATATTCTCTTTGAATGGAGCAGAGCTTGAATCCGATTTTGACCTTATCACCAAAGGAAGAAAGTCGCAACCATTAAGTGAAACCAACACTGTAATTGGCGATCGCATTTTTGTTGAAGAAGGCGTGGAGGCTGAATGTGCTGTATTTAATACCAAAAGCGGAGCAATCTATTTAGGAAAGGATAGTTCGGTGATGGAGGGTTCTGTAGTACGAGGAGGCTTGGCTTTGGGTGAGCATTCTCAACTTAAGCTTAGCGCAAAAATATATGGCCCTACTACTATTGGACCTCACAGTAAAGTAGGTGGTGAGGTAAATAATTCGGTAATATTTGGCTACAGCAACAAGGGGCATGATGGCTTTTTGGGTAACTCCGTAATTGGAGAGTGGTGCAATATTGGAGCGGATACCAACAATTCTAACCTTAAGAATAACTATGATGAAGTGCGTATTTGGAGCTACGTTCGCGGTGGCTTTGAGCGTACGGGCCTTCAGTTTTGTGGTCTTATGATGGGTGACCATTCTAAATGTGGAATCAACACCATGTTTAACACAGGAACCGTGGTTGGCGTAAGTGCCAATATTTATGGAGGAGGTTTTCCCCGCAACTTTATTCCATCATTTAGTTGGGGAGGTTCCGGAGGTTTTGTTGATTATAAATTGGACAAAGCCCTGGCCACAGCCGGAAGGGTAATGGAGCGCAGAAAAATTGAGCTTGACGAAAATGAACGTTCTATTCTTCAGCATGTTTACGATACCACCAAGGCTTCTCGATAA
- a CDS encoding type B 50S ribosomal protein L31 — protein MKKDIHPDNYRFVVFQDMGTGEEILTRSCLETKDTIEKDGETYPLFKVEISATSHPFYTGKMKLVDSAGRVDKFRNRYAKFKK, from the coding sequence ATGAAAAAAGACATACATCCAGACAACTATCGCTTTGTAGTATTCCAAGACATGGGTACTGGCGAAGAGATCCTTACTCGCTCATGCTTAGAGACTAAGGATACTATTGAAAAGGACGGTGAAACTTATCCATTGTTCAAAGTGGAAATCTCTGCTACTTCTCACCCTTTCTATACTGGTAAGATGAAGCTTGTGGATTCTGCAGGACGTGTAGACAAGTTCCGCAACCGTTACGCGAAATTCAAAAAGTAA
- a CDS encoding right-handed parallel beta-helix repeat-containing protein, with protein MKKLFLLIAFISLALYSCRKDEPVASNGVNLKFSTDTVFLDTVFTSIGSSTYNLRVFNPSEDKVILDRVYINNPAGFYTMNVNGTAGNDLKDVEILGKDSIHIFVEVKHNKKPTSLNFIAEDSIIFVNKGTTQNVKLVTTVRDAYFHFPTSFVLIDGIPIPYSIIAPENQTTTWSNDKPHVVYGYGVVDENANFNIPAGTEVYFHQNSGMWVFEGATLKIAENAISGIGDSVIFAGDRLEPFYEDVPGQWGGVLGGLFIQGNSGNHIINNTVIKNATTALRLDSNVSSLTTLTNSYILNSSRVGIYGGFGNLKAENVVVANAGVHLLYAFGGSYDFTNSTFANYWQGGTRSGGGVTLSNYLELVDENNKTYRLVRDLNQANFSNCLIVGNNQEELSILEDNSGALEYFLQYNMIDIFDDVDDRAYDIDDQTHFQNNLYNKEPGFINASENIYALDSASQATDQGTVSRQTPIDIIGYPRLDGQPDLGAYERKY; from the coding sequence ATGAAAAAACTTTTCCTACTTATTGCATTTATAAGTTTAGCTCTATACTCATGCCGCAAAGATGAGCCTGTAGCCAGTAACGGGGTGAATTTAAAATTTTCTACCGATACTGTTTTCCTTGATACCGTATTTACATCTATCGGTTCTAGCACTTACAATCTTAGAGTATTCAATCCAAGTGAAGATAAGGTGATTTTGGATCGGGTATATATTAACAACCCAGCAGGGTTTTACACCATGAACGTGAACGGCACAGCTGGTAATGACCTAAAGGATGTAGAAATTTTAGGAAAAGATAGTATCCACATTTTTGTGGAGGTAAAGCATAACAAGAAGCCTACTTCATTAAACTTTATTGCTGAAGACAGCATAATATTTGTGAATAAGGGAACCACCCAAAATGTAAAGCTTGTCACCACCGTCCGTGATGCATACTTTCACTTTCCCACAAGTTTTGTACTTATTGACGGTATCCCTATTCCTTATTCCATTATAGCCCCTGAAAATCAAACTACCACTTGGTCAAATGACAAACCCCATGTAGTATATGGTTACGGTGTAGTTGACGAGAATGCAAACTTTAACATTCCGGCTGGAACCGAGGTTTACTTTCATCAAAACAGTGGTATGTGGGTATTTGAAGGTGCTACCTTAAAAATTGCTGAAAATGCTATTTCAGGAATTGGAGACTCGGTAATTTTTGCAGGAGACAGACTAGAGCCGTTTTATGAAGATGTGCCCGGTCAATGGGGTGGTGTGCTTGGAGGCCTATTTATTCAAGGAAATAGTGGGAACCACATCATTAATAATACTGTTATAAAAAACGCAACTACCGCACTTAGGTTGGATAGTAATGTAAGTTCGCTCACCACGCTTACCAATTCTTATATTCTCAACTCTTCGCGAGTAGGTATTTATGGTGGGTTTGGAAACCTAAAGGCTGAAAACGTGGTGGTAGCCAACGCTGGCGTCCATCTTCTATATGCTTTTGGCGGGAGCTATGATTTTACCAATAGTACTTTTGCCAACTATTGGCAAGGTGGCACTCGTTCTGGTGGAGGTGTAACACTGAGCAATTATTTGGAGCTAGTGGATGAAAACAACAAGACCTACCGTTTGGTACGAGATTTAAATCAGGCAAATTTTAGCAACTGTTTAATTGTAGGAAACAATCAAGAAGAGCTATCTATACTAGAGGACAACAGTGGAGCTTTGGAATACTTCTTACAATATAATATGATTGACATCTTTGATGATGTAGATGATAGAGCGTATGATATTGATGATCAGACACACTTTCAAAACAATCTATATAATAAGGAACCAGGCTTTATAAATGCCTCAGAAAACATATACGCGCTGGATTCCGCTTCGCAAGCTACGGATCAGGGAACTGTAAGTAGGCAAACACCCATTGACATCATTGGATATCCACGCTTGGATGGACAACCTGATTTGGGAGCTTACGAAAGAAAATACTAG
- a CDS encoding DUF6089 family protein, with amino-acid sequence MKKIWSFLVVMGIGGSLFGQARTAYSELGIGIGTLNQKSEIANTTSAGALLAEVRPNFSAFAERHFNDWFALGIMASYGWTVANDENHNNQTRGLSVKTDMFQVNPFVEVNLIKFGKYHLDRKFTIYLRGGAGFLAYNPTPNAAKTYPDEFDVEPDAYSGVNFFAGTGVKFRVSYDYILTLGVQVHNSGADNLDGIMNKTPGLQGKNDSYGGINISFSKALF; translated from the coding sequence ATGAAGAAAATTTGGTCATTTTTAGTGGTGATGGGTATTGGCGGAAGTTTATTTGGCCAGGCTCGTACCGCGTATTCAGAGTTGGGTATTGGTATTGGAACCCTCAATCAGAAAAGTGAAATTGCCAACACCACAAGTGCGGGTGCTTTACTGGCCGAAGTTCGACCAAACTTTTCTGCCTTTGCCGAGCGTCATTTTAATGATTGGTTTGCACTAGGAATAATGGCAAGCTATGGCTGGACGGTGGCTAATGATGAGAATCACAACAATCAAACAAGAGGTCTGTCTGTAAAAACGGATATGTTTCAGGTAAATCCTTTTGTAGAAGTGAACCTAATTAAGTTTGGAAAGTATCATTTGGATAGAAAGTTCACGATTTATCTTAGGGGAGGTGCAGGATTTTTAGCCTATAATCCTACTCCAAATGCTGCAAAAACATATCCTGATGAATTTGACGTGGAGCCGGATGCTTACAGTGGTGTTAACTTTTTCGCTGGTACTGGAGTGAAATTCCGAGTATCGTATGATTACATTCTTACGCTGGGTGTTCAGGTACACAACTCTGGTGCTGATAACTTAGATGGAATCATGAACAAAACTCCGGGTTTGCAAGGCAAAAATGATAGTTACGGAGGCATAAATATCAGCTTCAGTAAAGCACTTTTCTAG
- the yaaA gene encoding peroxide stress protein YaaA, translated as MILFLSPAKTLDFEKDVQIGEVTKPVFLEESQKVNAKLKKVSRKKLMELQGISTQLASLNYDRNQQWNAEHNENVKQAVFSFKGDVYVGLQAENWNEQDMSFANEHVRILSGLYGILKPSDLIMPYRLEMGTWLKVGRREDLYHFWQDKIKAYFKENIDSEELIVNLASIEYFKAVEKAKVKNQVLNVEFKDFSNGKFKIISFFAKKARGLMADFIVKNRISTAEDLKKFDTDGYYFDAKESTEGNYVFLRDKK; from the coding sequence ATGATATTATTTCTTTCGCCAGCCAAAACCCTTGACTTTGAAAAAGATGTGCAAATAGGGGAGGTTACCAAGCCTGTGTTTTTGGAAGAGTCTCAAAAAGTAAATGCCAAGCTAAAGAAAGTTTCCAGGAAAAAACTGATGGAACTTCAAGGTATTAGCACGCAACTGGCCTCACTAAATTATGATCGCAACCAGCAATGGAATGCGGAGCACAATGAAAATGTGAAGCAGGCAGTATTTAGTTTTAAAGGTGATGTATATGTTGGCTTGCAAGCCGAAAATTGGAATGAGCAGGACATGAGTTTTGCCAACGAGCATGTTCGTATTCTTTCAGGCTTATATGGTATTTTGAAACCTTCAGATTTGATAATGCCTTACAGGTTAGAGATGGGAACTTGGCTAAAGGTGGGACGAAGGGAAGACCTGTATCACTTTTGGCAGGATAAGATAAAAGCCTACTTTAAGGAAAATATTGATAGTGAAGAGCTTATTGTAAACCTTGCTAGCATAGAGTACTTTAAGGCCGTTGAAAAAGCAAAGGTGAAGAATCAGGTGTTGAACGTTGAGTTCAAGGATTTTTCAAATGGTAAGTTTAAAATAATTAGCTTCTTTGCGAAGAAGGCAAGAGGCTTAATGGCAGATTTTATTGTGAAAAATAGAATTAGCACAGCCGAAGACTTAAAGAAGTTTGACACTGATGGATACTATTTTGATGCAAAGGAATCCACCGAAGGTAATTATGTATTTTTGAGAGATAAAAAATAA
- a CDS encoding toxin-antitoxin system YwqK family antitoxin, whose protein sequence is MKAMTKILSVMMVFLFAVPTQAQEIKDEYTRKGDKVMVTRYYENGAVREQGTFANNVADGRWVEYKRDGSVKIEAFYENGKKEGKWFVWSDEGEVMYELVYADNYLQNSNRWKLEENNVADK, encoded by the coding sequence ATGAAAGCAATGACAAAAATATTGAGCGTGATGATGGTTTTCCTGTTTGCAGTACCTACTCAAGCTCAAGAGATAAAAGACGAATATACCCGCAAAGGAGATAAAGTGATGGTAACTCGCTACTATGAGAATGGAGCAGTGAGGGAACAAGGAACTTTTGCTAATAATGTAGCCGATGGTCGTTGGGTAGAATACAAGAGAGACGGAAGCGTGAAGATTGAAGCGTTTTACGAAAACGGCAAAAAAGAAGGAAAATGGTTTGTATGGTCTGATGAAGGCGAAGTAATGTACGAACTAGTTTATGCTGATAATTATCTTCAAAACTCTAATCGCTGGAAGTTGGAAGAAAATAATGTAGCGGATAAGTAA
- the pruA gene encoding L-glutamate gamma-semialdehyde dehydrogenase: MSKGYYDIPLAVNEPVNSYAPGTPERESLQKAYDEMWNQKLDIPMVIAGKNVTTGNTQRVISPQDHQHDLGSYHLGTADHVHQAIDAALAAKEGWERLPWEHRAAIFLKAADLIAGPYRDRINAATMIGQGKNAMQTEIDAACETIDFLRFNVQYMAELYSQQPESSEGVWNRTEYRALEGFTFAISPFNFTAIAGNLPTSMAMLGNTVVWKPSYSQMYSAHVLMEIFTEAGVPAGVINMIATDPQETADIVFGHKDFAGLHYTGSTTVFKNIWKTIGNNIDKYKTYPRIVGETGGKDFILAHPSADAKQVSTAMVRGAFEFQGQKCSAASRAYVPSNIWEDVKKYMIADLKDIKMGTPRDFTNFVNAVIHEASFDKLASFIDGAKADANAEIIAGGNYDKSVGYFVEPTVILAKDPKYTTMCEELFGPVLTVYVYDENEYDATVELVDNTSIYGLTGAIFCKDKAVVAETAHRLRNAAGNFYINDKPTGAVVGQQPFGGGRASGTNDKAGSMLNLLRWVSPRTIKETFVSPTDYRYAFLGED; encoded by the coding sequence ATGTCCAAAGGATATTACGATATTCCCTTAGCGGTAAATGAGCCGGTAAACTCTTATGCGCCAGGCACCCCAGAGCGCGAAAGCTTGCAAAAAGCCTACGATGAAATGTGGAACCAGAAGCTTGACATCCCAATGGTAATTGCTGGCAAAAATGTAACTACAGGTAACACTCAGCGCGTAATTTCTCCACAAGACCATCAGCATGATTTAGGTTCTTATCACTTGGGTACTGCTGATCATGTACATCAAGCTATTGATGCTGCACTTGCTGCTAAAGAAGGTTGGGAAAGATTACCATGGGAGCACAGAGCTGCAATTTTCTTAAAAGCAGCAGATCTTATTGCCGGGCCTTACCGCGATAGAATCAATGCAGCTACCATGATTGGTCAGGGTAAAAACGCAATGCAAACTGAAATTGATGCAGCTTGTGAAACAATTGACTTTTTACGTTTTAACGTACAATATATGGCTGAGCTATATAGCCAGCAGCCAGAATCTTCTGAAGGTGTGTGGAACCGTACAGAGTACAGAGCTTTAGAAGGATTCACCTTTGCAATTTCTCCATTCAACTTTACAGCTATTGCTGGAAACTTGCCTACCTCTATGGCAATGTTGGGTAACACTGTGGTTTGGAAGCCTTCTTACAGCCAGATGTATTCTGCACATGTGTTGATGGAAATTTTTACAGAAGCTGGTGTTCCAGCTGGTGTAATCAACATGATTGCCACCGATCCTCAGGAAACAGCTGATATCGTATTTGGTCACAAAGATTTTGCTGGACTTCACTACACAGGAAGTACTACAGTTTTCAAAAATATATGGAAGACCATTGGTAACAATATTGATAAGTACAAAACTTATCCACGTATAGTTGGAGAAACTGGCGGTAAGGATTTTATCCTTGCTCATCCTTCAGCTGATGCCAAGCAAGTTTCTACTGCAATGGTTCGTGGTGCTTTTGAATTCCAAGGTCAAAAATGTAGTGCGGCTTCTCGTGCTTATGTTCCTTCTAATATATGGGAGGATGTGAAGAAGTATATGATTGCTGACTTGAAAGACATCAAAATGGGTACTCCTAGAGACTTTACCAATTTTGTAAATGCAGTAATTCACGAAGCTTCTTTTGATAAGTTGGCCTCATTTATTGATGGAGCTAAAGCTGATGCAAATGCTGAAATCATTGCTGGTGGTAACTATGATAAATCTGTAGGATACTTTGTAGAACCTACGGTAATCTTGGCAAAAGATCCTAAGTACACTACCATGTGCGAAGAGCTTTTTGGACCAGTACTTACAGTATATGTATATGACGAAAATGAATACGATGCTACTGTTGAGTTGGTAGATAATACTTCTATTTATGGTCTTACAGGAGCTATTTTCTGCAAAGACAAAGCTGTTGTTGCTGAAACTGCACATCGCTTAAGAAATGCAGCGGGTAACTTTTACATCAATGATAAGCCAACCGGAGCTGTTGTAGGTCAGCAGCCATTTGGTGGAGGTAGAGCTTCAGGAACCAATGATAAGGCTGGTTCTATGCTTAACCTATTGCGTTGGGTAAGTCCACGTACTATTAAGGAAACTTTTGTTAGTCCTACTGATTATCGCTACGCCTTTTTAGGTGAAGATTAG
- a CDS encoding metallophosphoesterase family protein encodes MNLLVIGDVHGCYHTLKQLVEEHWDVENELLIQLGDMVNKGSHSIECIKYWQQLQAKHGDYVVMLRGNHEQQFVKDNLEHPRDLENALLQRDALAQGMKVKSLRKWFTHLPLGWENDDILVTHAGVAKNGINPFSAENKTGVLYNKGPLKCLKKLQVKGHSIVAGDKPVFVPRENAWYIDTGAWTKKYLSAIRLSPKGEMLKAVRVKTHPEDKRK; translated from the coding sequence ATGAATTTACTGGTGATTGGTGACGTTCATGGATGCTATCATACTTTAAAACAACTAGTGGAGGAACACTGGGATGTGGAAAACGAGTTGCTCATACAGCTCGGAGATATGGTAAATAAAGGGTCTCATTCCATAGAATGCATCAAATATTGGCAGCAGCTGCAGGCTAAGCATGGCGATTATGTGGTGATGCTAAGAGGTAATCACGAACAGCAGTTTGTGAAAGACAACCTGGAGCACCCTCGTGATTTAGAGAATGCCCTGTTGCAAAGGGATGCTTTAGCTCAAGGGATGAAAGTAAAGTCATTGAGAAAATGGTTTACTCATCTGCCCTTAGGCTGGGAAAATGATGACATCTTAGTTACCCATGCCGGAGTTGCCAAAAACGGTATCAACCCTTTTTCTGCAGAAAATAAAACAGGCGTACTTTATAATAAAGGTCCTTTGAAATGTTTGAAAAAGCTTCAGGTGAAAGGACACTCTATTGTGGCAGGAGATAAACCTGTGTTTGTACCTCGTGAAAATGCTTGGTATATAGATACGGGGGCCTGGACAAAGAAATATCTTTCCGCCATACGTTTGTCTCCAAAAGGAGAAATGCTAAAAGCAGTTCGGGTGAAAACACACCCTGAAGACAAAAGAAAATAG
- the dnaN gene encoding DNA polymerase III subunit beta has product MKFIVSSGALLKQLQIVGGVLNNNNTLAILDNFLFDLKQNELTLSASDLETTISATLEVDSEDEGLAAIPARLLLDGLKALPEQPVTFVLDPKTNSLEMSSDYGKYSLAFVEGEEFPKLPEMEDVSTTVIPGEIMANAITKTLFAAGNDELRPVMSGVFFQFSSDSLTFVATDAHKLVRYRRNDLKSDQTAEFIMPRKPLTILKSTLASIGEEVTIHYNETNARFEFENIILTCRLIDGKYPNYEAVIPKENPNTMEIERTTFLSSAKRVAIFSNKTTHQVRLKIAGSELQLSAEDLDFSNKAHERLSCNYSGEDMEIGFNSRFLNEMLSNLDSDVVTLEMSAPNRAGIILPNDGLEEGEDILMLVMPVMLNS; this is encoded by the coding sequence ATGAAGTTTATCGTTTCCAGCGGAGCATTATTAAAGCAACTGCAAATTGTAGGCGGAGTATTGAATAATAACAATACCCTGGCCATTCTTGATAATTTTCTTTTTGATCTAAAGCAGAATGAACTTACCCTTTCTGCAAGTGATTTGGAAACAACCATTAGCGCTACCCTTGAGGTAGATAGTGAAGATGAAGGTCTGGCCGCCATCCCGGCCCGTCTATTGCTTGACGGACTAAAAGCTTTGCCAGAGCAACCAGTAACTTTTGTGCTTGATCCAAAGACAAACTCATTGGAGATGAGCTCGGACTATGGTAAGTATTCATTGGCTTTTGTAGAAGGTGAAGAATTTCCGAAACTTCCAGAAATGGAAGACGTAAGCACCACCGTAATCCCTGGGGAAATTATGGCGAATGCTATTACTAAAACGCTTTTTGCAGCTGGTAATGATGAGCTTCGTCCAGTAATGTCGGGTGTGTTTTTTCAGTTTAGTAGCGATAGTCTAACCTTTGTTGCTACAGATGCACACAAGTTGGTGCGTTACCGCAGAAATGATTTGAAGAGTGATCAAACAGCAGAGTTTATTATGCCACGTAAGCCACTTACTATTTTGAAGTCTACCTTGGCTTCTATAGGCGAGGAGGTTACTATTCACTACAATGAAACCAATGCGCGCTTTGAGTTTGAAAACATCATTCTTACCTGTAGGTTGATTGATGGAAAGTATCCAAACTACGAAGCGGTAATCCCTAAAGAAAATCCTAATACCATGGAGATTGAGCGAACCACGTTTCTTAGCTCGGCTAAGCGTGTAGCTATTTTCTCTAATAAAACTACCCATCAAGTTCGCCTAAAAATTGCTGGCTCGGAGTTGCAGCTTTCCGCTGAGGATCTTGACTTTTCTAATAAAGCTCATGAACGTCTTAGCTGTAATTATAGCGGTGAGGATATGGAAATTGGCTTTAATAGCCGTTTCTTAAATGAAATGCTTAGCAACCTTGATTCAGATGTAGTTACCCTGGAAATGTCTGCGCCAAATCGTGCGGGTATCATTTTACCTAATGATGGCCTTGAAGAAGGCGAAGATATTTTGATGCTGGTTATGCCAGTGATGTTGAATAGCTAA
- a CDS encoding DUF4340 domain-containing protein has translation MKNKNLVYLGILVVLLAIAGWLLTSRNDGGTLERKMDYNFTIKDTADIDKIVIKDKSPAEVTLTREGKEWILDNKYRARQGAVKTLLGTLYRMELKNFIPERMKETVIKRMAVFGKEVQIYKNGELFKTIYVGTETPDEMGTYMMIKGSDAPYAVHMPGFNGFLSTRFFTQQHLWKSRDVTRMDPRNIREVTMVYPDSSSASFKIQMFSPDSIFVTQLSTGKVLRNVNKVKTRLYIGSAARMKYEGAILPTDPISARRDSLLASNPVFEITVKDTNGKTTSLEGYHIKAPEGMTNDAGIEHKYDPDRMHGFINKEDMVLIQYAGLIEIIKPISFFVTP, from the coding sequence ATGAAGAACAAAAATCTTGTATATCTAGGAATTTTAGTAGTTCTGTTGGCCATAGCAGGCTGGCTTCTTACCAGTAGAAATGATGGTGGTACGTTGGAGCGTAAGATGGATTACAACTTTACCATAAAGGACACTGCTGATATTGATAAGATTGTAATCAAGGATAAATCTCCGGCTGAGGTTACTCTTACTAGAGAAGGCAAGGAGTGGATTCTGGATAATAAATACAGAGCAAGACAAGGGGCAGTAAAAACTTTGTTGGGAACTCTGTACAGAATGGAGCTCAAGAATTTCATTCCCGAAAGAATGAAAGAAACTGTGATAAAACGTATGGCGGTTTTTGGTAAAGAAGTGCAGATTTATAAAAATGGGGAGCTTTTTAAAACCATTTATGTAGGTACAGAAACGCCTGACGAAATGGGAACTTACATGATGATTAAAGGTTCTGACGCTCCATACGCTGTGCATATGCCTGGTTTTAATGGTTTCCTATCCACGCGATTTTTTACACAACAGCACCTTTGGAAAAGCCGTGATGTAACACGCATGGATCCCCGCAATATTAGAGAGGTTACTATGGTGTATCCTGATTCGTCATCTGCATCTTTTAAAATTCAAATGTTTTCGCCTGATAGCATTTTTGTAACTCAACTTTCTACCGGAAAGGTTTTACGCAACGTGAATAAGGTGAAGACTCGGTTATACATTGGCTCGGCAGCACGTATGAAATATGAAGGTGCTATTTTGCCAACCGATCCTATTTCGGCAAGAAGAGATTCACTTTTAGCATCAAATCCAGTGTTTGAAATTACCGTGAAGGATACTAATGGTAAAACCACTTCGCTGGAGGGTTACCATATTAAAGCGCCAGAAGGCATGACCAATGATGCCGGAATAGAACATAAGTATGATCCGGATAGAATGCATGGTTTTATAAACAAAGAGGATATGGTGCTTATACAGTATGCTGGTTTGATAGAGATTATTAAGCCAATAAGCTTCTTTGTAACGCCCTAG